A genome region from Erigeron canadensis isolate Cc75 chromosome 3, C_canadensis_v1, whole genome shotgun sequence includes the following:
- the LOC122592451 gene encoding exocyst complex component SEC15B: MNSSSKSRRKIPNTSTENGDSGDKLDQLLLSSAITNGEDLSPFIRKTFATGKPETLLHHLRHFCRSKESEIEEVCKIHYQDFIMAVDDLRSLLSGVELLKSSISNSNQQLQSVAVPLLTSLDSFIESRNKCQNISLAIDSLRICVSLMELCKRVNFHLSNNNFYMALKCIDSIERDYISKTPSSTLRRMLEKNIPAIRAYVERRIAKEFGDWLVEIRTVSRNLGQVAIGQASAGRQREEELRIRQRQAEEQSRLSVRDTVYALEEEDDDGYSVGDVGNDVYGNGGSVNNGNGGLGFDLTPLYRSYHIHQTLGLEDGFKKYYFENRKLQLTSDFQVSSMTPFLESHQTFFAQIAGFFIVEDRVLRTGGGLINKMEVENLWDTAVSKMCSVLEDQFSRMRTANHLLLIKDYVSLLGVTLRRYGYSVDALLDVLNKHRDKYHELLLSDCRKQIAEALAADKFEQMWMNKEYEYSMNVLSFQIQTSDIVPAFPYIAPFSSTVPDCCRIVRSFIEDSVSFMSHGGQLDFYDVVKKYLDRLLTEVLDDALLKLIGTSISGVNQAMVVAANMAVLERACDFFFRHAAKLSGIPLRMVERSRRKFPLTKARDAAEEMLCSLLKKKVDGFMTLIENVNWMTDEPPQTENEYVNEVIIFLETLLSTAQQILPGEVLKRVLQDVLAHISETIVNFLVSESVKRFSLNAVMGIDVDVKLLESFAENQASLVSEEEAVQLKKALVEARQLVNLLLSNNPENFLNPVIRERSYNALDYRKVGIISEKLKDPTERLFGTFGSRGAKQNPKKKSLDSLIKRLKDVN, translated from the coding sequence ATGAATTCATCTTCAAAAAGTCGCCGGAAAATCCCAAACACGTCAACAGAAAACGGCGATTCTGGCGACAAGCTCGATCAACTTCTGTTATCCTCCGCCATCACCAACGGCGAAGACTTATCTCCGTTTATCCGGAAAACCTTCGCTACAGGTAAACCAGAAACCTTACTTCATCACTTGCGTCATTTCTGTAGATCTAAAGAATCTGAAATAGAAGAAGTATGTAAAATTCATTATCAGGATTTTATCATGGCCGTAGATGATCTCAGATCACTTTTATCTGGTGTAGAGTTGCTTAAATCTAGTATATCCAATTCTAATCAACAGTTACAGTCTGTTGCTGTTCCGTTACTTACGTCGCTTGATTCGTTTATTGAATCTAGAAATAAGTGTCAAAATATATCCCTAGCGATCGATTCATTGCGAATTTGTGTTAGTTTGATGGAGTTATGTAAACGTGTGAATTTTCATTTGTCgaataataacttttatatgGCGTTGAAATGTATTGATTCAATTGAGAGAGATTATATTAGTAAGACGCCTTCGTCTACACTTAGAAGAATGTTGGAGAAGAATATACCGGCAATCAGAGCGTATGTTGAACGGAGGATTGCTAAGGAGTTTGGTGATTGGTTAGTTGAGATCCGTACGGTTAGTCGGAACTTAGGACAAGTTGCGATTGGACAAGCGTCGGCTGGTCGCCAGAGAGAGGAAGAGTTAAGGATCAGGCAACGGCAAGCTGAGGAACAGAGTAGGCTTAGTGTGAGAGATACGGTTTATGCACTTGAAGAAGAGGATGATGATGGTTACTCTGTTGGTGATGTAGGGAATGATGTGTATGGTAATGGCGGTAGTGTTAATAATGGTAATGGCGGTTTAGGTTTCGATCTTACCCCGTTGTATAGATCTTATCATATTCATCAGACTTTAGGGCTTGAGGACGGGTTTAAGAAGTATTATTTTGAGAACCGGAAGCTTCAGTTGACGTCGGATTTTCAGGTTTCGTCTATGACACCGTTTCTGGAATCTCATCAGACGTTTTTTGCTCAGATTGCCGGGTTTTTTATTGTTGAAGATCGGGTTTTGAGGACTGGTGGTGGATTGATCAATAAAATGGAAGTAGAAAATTTGTGGGATACTGCTGTTAGTAAAATGTGTTCTGTGTTAGAAGACCAGTTTTCAAGGATGAGAACAGCTAATCATTTGTTGTTGATCAAGGATTATGTGAGTTTGCTTGGTGTTACACTGAGAAGGTATGGGTACTCGGTTGATGCTTTGCTTGATGTGTTGAATAAGCATAGGGATAAGTATCATGAGTTATTGCTATCTGATTGTCGTAAACAAATTGCTGAAGCTCTTGCTGCAGATAAATTTGAGCAGATGTGGATGAATAAGGAGTATGAGTATTCCATGAACGTGCTTTCGTTCCAGATACAGACTTCTGATATTGTGCCAGCGTTTCCTTATATTGCCCCATTTTCGTCCACCGTGCCTGATTGTTGTCGAATAGTGAGGTCTTTTATTGAGGATTCAGTTAGTTTCATGTCTCATGGTGGACAGCTTGATTTTTATGATGTCGTGAAGAAGTACTTGGACCGGCTTTTGACTGAAGTCCTGGATGATGCCCTTTTAAAGCTTATTGGCACCTCAATCAGTGGGGTCAATCAAGCAATGGTTGTTGCAGCTAATATGGCTGTTCTTGAACGAGCTTGTGATTTCTTTTTTCGTCATGCTGCAAAGCTTTCTGGGATCCCCTTAAGGATGGTGGAAAGGAGCAGGCGGAAGTTCCCCTTGACCAAAGCTCGCGATGCAGCCGAAGAAATGCTCTGTAGCTTGCTTAAGAAGAAGGTTGATGGCTTTATGACGTTGATTGAGAACGTGAATTGGATGACTGATGAGCCGCCTCAGACAGAAAATGAATATGTGAATGAAGTGATTATATTTTTAGAAACTCTTCTTTCTACCGCACAGCAGATATTACCTGGTGAGGTCCTTAAACGGGTGTTGCAAGATGTTCTTGCTCACATTTCTGAAACAATTGTTAACTTCTTAGTTAGTGAATCCGTGAAAAGGTTCAGTTTGAATGCTGTAATGGGAATTGATGTGGATGTCAAGTTGTTAGAATCATTTGCTGAAAACCAAGCTTCTCTTGTATCCGAAGAAGAGGCTGTTCAGTTGAAAAAAGCACTTGTTGAGGCGAGGCAGTTAGTTAATTTGCTACTCAGCAATAACCCAGAGAACTTTTTGAATCCAGTAATCAGGGAGAGAAGTTACAATGCTCTGGATTACAGAAAAGTAGGAATTATTTCAGAGAAACTAAAGGATCCTACTGAGCGGCTGTTTGGAACTTTTGGATCAAGGGGAGCGAAGCAAAATCCAAAGAAAAAATCCCTAGACTCTTTAATCAAGAGGCTTAAGGATGTGAACTGA